GCGCTCAAGGGGGTGACGTGCTCAAATTACACAATCTGAACTGGGAATCGGATGCAGAATAAGTCGTTTTTGCTGTCGTCTTTTAGTTCCCACTCCACAACCAGCTTAATCTAGAAAAGCAGAAGACGGAGATCAGTGAAGGCAGCACAGTTACTTCCTCCCACAACAGTTTGCAgttagaaaacatttgttttaatgacaaTAGCTTAGAATCTTGAAAACTTGTTgcatattttagcatttagaaACTTTCACAGGAAGTACTTACTGGAGGATACTCCGACTTAACCGGAAGTTCAGTTGCATAATTGTACGTCTTCTCCTTCTGGATGGGACACTGGATTCCAGATTTACAGCCGTCAGGTTCAGGAATGGGAAATGGAATGGGAACGCCAGCAATAATGCCATGAACCACTGCTGTGCTCGTCTGGCTTTCAACACCTTAATAAAATAAGATATAAATGGATtaataagtttgttttattaaagggTGAAAGCTTTGAGGGTTAAAGGCCACTCACCACTATTGAAAGTCACATTGACAGTATAGGAATCTCCTTTGTGAAGCTGGCATGGCTGGGTGCTGCAAGGGTTGATGTCAACCATAGCCACTTTTCCAGAGGAAGATCCTGGGAAAACAGCAGATTTAGCACCTCAAGGGAAAATTCCTGAAttgaaatacatatattttgtaaatttcacatatatattaatatattattaatgATTTCCTCAAAGTTTGCATAATTCCAATAAACATCCTCTGATTTATGCTAGCACCAGCTAGAACTCTGCCAGGGGGCTTCACTGTTCTGCCCAAAGATGTGCCTGTTTATTAATCTGGGTGTTGGCCCAAAACCAGTACTTAGTTTAAGATACCTCccttctttattattttgtattaatgtATAATGGATATTGGCATCTTTTTACTGTATCTGGcacttaaaataaagttttgggggggaaaaaaactttattaacaccaTTCCAATATACATACACCAAAACCTGCTTCCCATGTAACGAACTATCATTTCTCAAATTCCTtttgtaaagttaaaataaataatcaaagttCTGGATTTCACATTACTTTCAATAAGAACAGGATAGACCAAAGAATTAAATAGCGCATCCGTGATCTAACCCATATTTTAATACATTCAGTTAGTCCGGAATTTGATAATAAAGGCAAACAGTCATgtcttgtcttttattttccttttaacacGCACAAGTTAACTTTTATTCAAGCCTAATAAACGCGAACTCCAGTGACAACTGACTGAAACTAGCGAAACCTTTAAAATATGGAGCATAAAAACTTACCACAATCCACAAATTTGACGGGAGACGCACAGGTGAGCCCCATCAGGCACAACCCCACAATGAAACCGACCCGGGCGTCCATGTCTCCGTTTCTATAGGGGAGTTCCAACCTACAattcaaagaaatattcaaatagTCACTTCAACTTCGGCGTAGTTCACCAAAAAAATACCAGACAAATACTAATAACCACCGATTTGTAACACTAGAagttgaaatattgaacaatgTAACCCAAAGGATCTTAAAATAGCAAAGCAAAAGtctaaaaagatttaaaaaaaataaagaacaagcTGTACCTCTGAGGAAATAGACTTTACCTCGTCAGTGTTTTCGCCCTAAATATCTGACAACTCAGGATCACGAGATCAAAAACACGCCTTTTCTCCTTTTCGTTCTTCTTCTTTCAGATTTCCGCCTTCTCCAATCACAGTACTGCCACCTACTGGACTGACCCGCTTTCAAAATGTCACCAATTGATATTTAATCACCAATGtttagtttgttatttttccccCGTAAAACTATGTAAGCTTATGATGTATTTAATATATGTCTATACATTCtatttttcatatataaaaataacGCTCAACCATAGGTGTAGCCTGAAAGACATGACCGCGGGGATATAAAACCCATTGACGTTGATTGACAGAAGAATCCACGAATCAAATTGTcttgtttgcttcattttgggCGTGTCTAATCGAAAGACATGATTTCTAACCAATAAACGCGAGTTTCTTTCTACCCCCAACCAGCGGCTGAAGGTTGAAACTTAACAACGTCATATGTTATGGAAGATGTCAGTAACGATGTTCACGGCgtctaaatcaaaaatattaaccCTCGTGAGGtaaatctgaatttaaatgtatatcaacaattgttaaataatttttgaacgGGTGTAAAAGAGAGGAACAGGGGTTTCTTGCTCGTTGTCGCCTCTGACCTAGCATTTACTTGGCAAGGCTAACTGGCTAAAGTGCCTGTAtggtgaaatgtttgttttccagagCGTGCAGTCTGCTGAAAAACGTCAAGGCGAGTGAAGTGAAATATCGGCGACCACTTCAAGCTTGCTTTCCGGCAGGGCTTCGGGGCTTCAGCAATGCCTCCTTACAGGAGAAGACAGGAGTCTCGGGACACTCCGAAGACAAAGTTTATCTCACAGAGTCCTGCGTCAAGGTTAGCACATAGCCACAAAtgaccaagaaaacaaagaatatatatgaaaaaaatgttaactgcGTTTGGCCAAAAAGCTTTCTGTGGTAttaacttttatatatatataaaaaatagacttGTTTATGatcaatagattaaaaaaaattgtaataaacacgataaattaaatataatctattacaatgtttttaattatacaaCACATTGAAAGAGTTAATTTGGTACTATAATTTTATTGGGAAATAGGGATAGTGAACTAAACAACAGGTTCTTCAgatgtttaaaattttttttagtatcttGCACTTtctttaagcataaaaaaaagcatcGAAGGAGGATCAAATTGGGTtgcaatctttaaaaaatattgctacaatagaaaatgaacaaaacaaaaactttccaGGAAGTCTGGAAAcagttgaagtttttttaagattacatATCAGTTTGGATCCCTAAATAAGTGTTATTGCTgcctgtttttaattatgaatgcaTAATAGTTTGTCAGAATGATCTTTCAAATGAGAAAAGGATGAAGCGTtaaagctaaatgtcaaatccaggtttttttcttcttttcagagGCTGGCAGAAATAATGGCGAAGGGCGAGTACCTGAGGATACACGTGGAGGGGGGAGGCTGCTCCGGATTCCAGTACAAGTTTTCTGTCGACAGTAACAGGAATGAAGATGACaggtaaactttttttaacccatGTATCTGATCTTTCATACTTTTATATCAATTACTGATTTTTCCAGACGTGATCAGCCATTTTTGATAGTTTTCTCTCTCCGTCTCGGATTGTTGATTTCACTTTTCAGGATGCGTCTCTCACTTGAATCATCCTCTTgttatttcattcttttttctttgcttgtgCTTTCAGGGTGTTCGAGCAGGGGGGCGTGGGTGTGATCGTGGACCAGGACAGTCTGGAGTTCGTGAAAGGAGCCACTGTGGACTTCAGCCAGGAGCTGATCCGCTCCACCTTCCAGGTGCTGAAGAACCCTCAGGCTGACCACGGCTGCTCCTGCGGAAGCTCCTTTTCTGTCAAACTATGATGCTCCAGTCGCTTCTATTTGACtctctgattaaaaaacaacacataaaaataaggattaaggaaaaaaaaaaaaaaaactcttttaccATGTTgatacaccaaaaacaaaaggtcACTTTGGTTCATTTGTGGCAATTAAGataaattatcaataaaatacTATGTTGTACTATTATTTCAGTTAAAGGGAAGGTCTAAAATTACTGGTTAATATTTCCagatttcctctttttgtgtcTTCTTTTCTGGGGTTTATTATATGAAATGACAGATATTTATTAATCAGTGAACTAAACTTGAAAAAGTTTACAGAGATTCACTGAACTTTGACAAAACCTGGTCCTATGAAACAGAGGCTtgcttaaaattatattaaatatttatacttCAGATCTTCTTTTAAGTCTCAAATATGTAAATAGCCTATAAGTATGTCTGTAGAGTTTTAAagtatgtgtttttctttttaaataaatgaagtgaaacataaaaatgtaattgaattttTCGTgtggatgtttatttttctttacaattttgaaaagttatttagcgctaattaaaatacaattacaggtttttgattataagtttaaatagttttttcttttcccccaaaaaatagcaaaagaatCCAGCTCAAAGACGGTAAAAGGtgtgtaacagaaaaacatcaaaaatctgTCACATGATCTACTTGGTTTGTGGTGAATTctatctaattttattttatttttttagggaaaaaatggTCTTTCTTCCTATGGgttaagatttaatttaaactacaaattaaaGTCTATTCTTTTGGTTTCTGCTTACAgagttttacaatttttgtcACATGCTGCCAAAATGTTTTGCtcgaaaaaactcaaaacatttaaagttcatggttgctttttttattactaaaatgGATTTTATGAAACATCccacaaaaatatacaaaaaagaaTATCTACAAATGATATGTACACcaatgaaatgtaaataaaaatatgcagcAACATTTGTTTGATAGTCTTAAATAGGaacttgttttgcatttttttttatatatagtcTCGTCTCTGATAAACATTCCTTTTAAACACAATATATCCTAGTACACAAAAACATCACTGTTACTGTTTGTAAAAGTCACACTGTTCATgttcaacaaaacacaacaatattATATCATAGCAGCACGCACACCCaaaaataaccaataaaaaTCAATCCAAGTAGAGCAACAGTGCATTGAAATATCTGTGtacaactgttttctttttaaatatttctgaggAATTTGGTTTGAAGAGATTGTCTTCCTTTAAGCCATGCATGCCCGTTAAACACGAACAAATCCTCAAACAAGGACGCGCACAGTAACATGTCATGATGGGACGAGGGACTGAAGTCAACCGGTCACCGACACGACCACAAAACTGGGATGATGAGGGGAGGGGAGGCGACACAGTGACCAGGTCAGGTGTACAGTGCATAGTATGCTTTGGCATGCTGACATCCAGAACATAACAGTGGATGTTACATTCAGGAGGAAGGCCACAGGATTTGGAGATACCAGTAAAAATAGAACGAAGGACAAtgtgatccaaaaaaaaaagtcaaacaaaatcTAGAAAAACAACCTTCACAGACACTCATATTAAGGCTAATTCAGTTTGctacatgtcttaaaaaatggcatcatcAGTAACACAAGTTTATAGGCCTGCCAAGTGGCAAAACGTACACAgatagtctttttttctttttgtattccATCACTGAATGATATGCACacgataactttttttttcttcattggtAATGGGATGTCATGAGAGCAGGGCTGTCTGCCCTCCAACTATTTTCACAATCAGGACTGTGAGCATGCACCTAGATTTGAggcagtaaaataaataaaaaatccactttaaatCATCATCAAGCTGCCAggtccatcctcctcctcttcgcCTCAATGCAACCCTTCTGAAGAGCTGTTGCAGGAGAACCGCTGACCCGCTCAGTGCAGGCTGTGGACGCACCTCCACACAAAGAGGCTGGAGAAGAGCCAtgcaaagacataaaaaaagaggggGGGTCAGAACTGTACATTGTTTGTGGATGGTCGTCTGGATGTCCGGACAAACCTTCTGTCGTCTCCACCTGCGCTTACGACAAAGCGGTCCCCATTTGTGAAGCGGATGTTTGTCAAATGAGCTGAGTGACCCAGAAAGCGTTTGTGTTTGGCCTGCAGACAGATTAGACATTGTTTAGGATGCTgggtttttggagtttttaacaagttcttgtgccattttttcaATGACGgaggaaatattttaagaaaattaaacgtaaaaatgcatttctgagtatttctttattcaaattgttgtgaatcaggagcagaagaaaaatgcagcttaaaaaagagcttatttgtgatacagaaaatacacatcggggaggggaaaggggacggggttgctctgcaccaaagatctcgctcacaactcagaggcaaatttctaagaaaatgacaccattttattattattttttttattttagctgaaaatggcataatcaaaattaaagggacaattttaaaacagctcGAAAGATAATCATAGTGGgaattttaggagtttttcctcccTGTTGTATtcatacatttagaaaaaggaaacattaaaatgtattttttccttcagaGTTTAAGAAACTCCACTTGAGAATTCAGGGTTGGACCCAGTCgcattaaatctgttttctggacttgaATTCTGGTCAAAATCCTAATTCTTTTCTCGATTTAAccaccaccagagggcgccaAATGCAAAACTATCTTTAGATCAACTGCAAATGAATCCAAAGTGTTGGGCTGTTTAAAACAGTGTGATAATACTTACAAACTTCTCCAAACAGGGAAAGTCAAACAGCTTCACCATCCCAAAATCATCGCCTGTGATGATGTTAAGGCCCGAGTGGGACACACAGGCACAGATTACGTCGGCTTTTTCTGTGTTACGGGACCAGATCCCAATGACCTCATCCCCAAGGACACTGGAGGTACACACACGAACATCTAGTTCACTCTCCGATCATCATGAGGAGAAAGTAAGTCAACTGTTTTACCTTGTCCAGGTAGCCCAAGTAATCCTGTCGATATGAAACTGTTCTGTGATCTGCTTCCCGGATGGCACTTCGTACACTAGTCGTTTATAAGCACCTGTGGATAACTGTTTCCAGGCAAGATCAGACAAGTGTTAGCTGATGTGCATTGGAGACGTGATCTCACCTTGTCCAGCCAACCAGAAAGTCTGTACCTGGATGTGATTGCTGTCGGCTGAGAAGTCCATCTGCATGACGAAGCTGGGGATGTCTCTGCAGCAGTTGATGCGGTTCAGCTGAGGGCCGAGCGTTAGGTCATAGAAGTCCACGGCACACTCGGTGGAGCCGACAGCCAAGTATCGAGAATTTGGACTAAACCTGCAACAGAGAAATGAGCTGCTGAAATACCACATTTTTGGCGTATCCtaaagacaattaaaataatgtagCGTATCGTATTAATACCTAATATCTTGAATAGCAGAGCGACGGTCTCTCTTCTTTCCCCAGATTTTAAGAGAGGCGACCAACAGGATGATGAACTCTCCGTTCTTCATGCCGATTGCCACCATGTCTCCTTCAGGACTGTAGCTGATGGCGTGTGCAGGGTGGCCCAGGTTCACCTTATTCAGCATCTTCTGTTTCCCCCAAAACACAAGAACTAAACATCAGCTGGACGAAAAAATGTGGAACTTCTATTGGAATCAGAAGCTGAACCTTTTCCGGGATGTCCCACAGGCGAACGGTGCCATCTTCTGCTGCAGATAGAAACACGTCCCGGGAGGGGTGAGTACACAAACCCCATATAGGGCCGTCCATGTGTCCGTTCACCAGAATGTTGCAGGCGGCGTTCTTTTCTCCcacttcaatgatttcagcatTGCGGGTCCCCACGAGGATTTTACCCTAAACAGCGACAAGTTAATCCAAATCCGaagaatcttaaaatataaaatttgattACTAAATACCTTTCCTCTGCATACAGAGCGAACACAATCTATGATCTGTCCAGTTTCTAATCGAAACGCTCTGCAGCGTTTCAGCTCCTGGTCCCAGAGCTTCAGAGCACCACCTTCCTTTGACCTggagaataaagaaaaagagtttCCTCTCACCTCTGAACATCCAGATTAAAGATGACCCTTCTGATGTGACAGACTTACGGTCTTTCTTTGCCTCCCGTGACGATCAGGCCGTCTCTCAGTGTGGTGTACATAGTGAACACAGGGCCCGTGTGAGCTTTGGCCACTATTCTTACTAAAATGTGTTCCTTCCATACACACACATCCCCACTTATGGTACCTGTAAATGTCAAGTTATtctgaaaggaaaacaaatctgCACTAATCTAGTGGCCTAAAAGAGCAGAACAAaccaagcaaaaaaacattttacagcatgCTGATCAGTTTCTTTTATAGTCCAAAAACCAGGTTTGGTGAAGTAAGATGTTGGGATTTACTCACAGCTCCAAAGGCTACAGACAGCATGGTCTGCATCCGCGCATCCTCGATGGAACTCAGAACACCTTTCTTGCTAAGCAAAGCTCGACCAGCTAAAGTCCAGAAGCGCACGTGCTTGATCCCTACAGACACAAAGTGTGTGTCGGAGTCGGGCCGGAACTCAGCGACAAAGATCCTCTGGCTGTGACCAACTCGGCTGGCCACTTTGGCACCTGGTAAACGAAACAGGTCACGTGTTATTTCTTTAAACAActtacagctaaaaaaaaacaaacaaaaaaaaacagaaaacaaccgATTGTATTATTTCGTTACCTTCCTGCCACTTCCAGATGGTAACAGTGTGTTCGGGGTCCAGGCCGACAGACAGCAGGAGTTTTCCTGTGGCGCTGAAGCTGACAGAGCAAACGCCACTGGAGTGGAAACAACGCAACACAGACAGCGTCTGCTTGGTCATTGCATCCCACACGTGGATGGACGGAGATGTAGCTGAAGGACAAAGGAGGGAATGTGAATTGGATATTACAGTTTCACTCAGTCTTTTCTGATTATCT
The genomic region above belongs to Oryzias melastigma strain HK-1 linkage group LG22, ASM292280v2, whole genome shotgun sequence and contains:
- the LOC112149277 gene encoding NPC intracellular cholesterol transporter 2, whose translation is MDARVGFIVGLCLMGLTCASPVKFVDCGSSSGKVAMVDINPCSTQPCQLHKGDSYTVNVTFNSGVESQTSTAVVHGIIAGVPIPFPIPEPDGCKSGIQCPIQKEKTYNYATELPVKSEYPPIKLVVEWELKDDSKNDLFCIRFPVQIV
- the isca2 gene encoding iron-sulfur cluster assembly 2 homolog, mitochondrial, with product MLWKMSVTMFTASKSKILTLVRACSLLKNVKASEVKYRRPLQACFPAGLRGFSNASLQEKTGVSGHSEDKVYLTESCVKRLAEIMAKGEYLRIHVEGGGCSGFQYKFSVDSNRNEDDRVFEQGGVGVIVDQDSLEFVKGATVDFSQELIRSTFQVLKNPQADHGCSCGSSFSVKL